The genomic segment GCGAAATTCACAGTGACCCGAGTGCAGATGAAGCTGACAGTTATCGTTGTCCACAGCAGGATGAAGGCGCCGGACACGGTCAACAGTAAAACGATGGACTTCCGCCTATTCTCCGCCTCAGTGTCCTTGACATCCAGTACCTTCAGGCGGCGACGGACTCTGTTGGCCGCTATGATGTTCCTGACAGTCAGTCCGTTGAACAATATAAGTATTAGGAAGggtaggaaggggagagaaaTTGTACACATCCACGAAAAAAACACCCACCAACCGGAAATGAAGAAGTCGCGTTTCGGTGTGCACTCCCATTTCACACTATCCACGATGAGGCGTGGCACGTACATGAAGTTAAAGGGAATGAACTTTAAGCAACTTAGCGGCCACAAAAATACAATGACCTTGACGGCCGTCCTATCCGTGCAATAGGCGAGTCTCAGCTTCGGGCAGCAGATGCTGACAAAACGATCAAAGGTGAAGGACATGGTTAACCAGACAGAATAGTCCAGAGTAACGATCCGTAGGTATGTGTTGGATGGACAAATTGCGGTGAGGAAGAGGAAGGAGTTAGGGGTGTAGTACATGTAGATTTTCTCAATTAACACGTGAAATATGATAACGAGGAGGTTGGAGATTGCCATCGCCACCATGTACCTGGTGGTTCCTTTAGAGAGCCCGCACTTTCCCCGGTACAGGATCGCAGCCGTCAGCACGTTAGCTGGGGGAATAGcaaagcacagtgaaattaatatttaaacCACCGATGTAACATAGTTAAAGTTTTACGATTGAATGTTACGTAGCGCGACAGCCCTTAACGATGCGAGGCTCGTTTTACAGCAATTATCACGT from the Leucoraja erinacea ecotype New England unplaced genomic scaffold, Leri_hhj_1 Leri_575S, whole genome shotgun sequence genome contains:
- the LOC129694194 gene encoding neuropeptides capa receptor-like, producing the protein NVLTAAILYRGKCGLSKGTTRYMVAMAISNLLVIIFHVLIEKIYMYYTPNSFLFLTAICPSNTYLRIVTLDYSVWLTMSFTFDRFVSICCPKLRLAYCTDRTAVKVIVFLWPLSCLKFIPFNFMYVPRLIVDSVKWECTPKRDFFISGWWVFFSWMCTISLPFLPFLILILFNGLTVRNIIAANRVRRRLKVLDVKDTEAENRRKSIVLLLTVSGAFILLWTTITVSFICTRVTVNFAGGDHSRPSYIANEVGVLLTHVNSCANTCIYGMTQRKFRLEVKNAFTHLTSIVQLMTTARQLPRSGVGK